TCTCCCAGTTGAAAGCCGCCAGTTTCCCCGAACCGTATGGTCAGTTCTTGGCAGGTGCGCTCAATTTCGTTGGAGATAAAGCAGCGCAGGCTTTCGATCGCGGTCGGCTGACCGTCGGGCAAGTCTCCGTTGGAGACGCTGTGCGATCGCATTCGGCTGACTAAGGTTTTCTGGATGGTGGGATGGGGAGTGGTTTCGGAATCCGAAAAGCGGGCTTGAAACCAGTCTTTGACCGATGGCAAGGATTGTCGGAACACTTGTCCGGCCATGGTCACGGAGACAAATATCCAGTAGTGACCCATTGCGCTCATGGTGTGGGAGTTCCTCCGATGGGCGTGTTTATTCAGCTATTTTGACATAGTGAACGAGGGCGATCGCCTATGCAGTGGCGATGATGGTGTTGATTGTAAGGGACGGCGGCGAGTACGACTTGGATATGTGTCTTGCGCCCTTGTTATCCTGCGCTCTCGCAATTTTTGGAGGTTGCATGGTGTTGCTCCCCTTTGTCTAAGGTTGAGAGACGGGAATGGGGATGAGGGCTAGGCAGACTGGGTAACAATGACAGATTTCCCGCTACTCGGTGATGGGTGTCCAGTCGCCGGAGAATAGGAACGATGACCAGTAGTAGGGATGGCTGTAGGCAGGGGCGGCGAGAAGCTCTAGTTGGACTTGGCGCAGGGCTTCGCTGCGGTCTTCGCCGGACAGGAGGCGATCGTAGTAAAGCTGCATCAGTTCGGCGGTGCCCTGGTCGCTGACTTTCCAGAGGCTCATCAACTGGCTTTCGGCTCCGGCCATGACGAAAGCCCGCCGCAAGCCGTAGACCCCTTCCCCGTTGGCGACATCACCCACGCCAGTTTCGCAGGCGCTCATCACCACCAAGCGCGTACCGCGCAGATCTAGGTTGGCGGCTTCCAGTGCGGTGAGTACGCCATCTTCGCCGAGGCTGCTGCGTTGGTTGAATCCGGCGAAGACCAGACCGGAGCGCAGGAGGGGATTTTCGTTGCTGGTGGGTCGGTCAGTCGGGGGGCGATCGGCGAGGGTTTCGATAAAGATGGTGGCGTCGTTGGAGCGGGTATTGGGCGGGACGAATTCCACGTCTTGCAGGAAGAAGCCGTGGGTGGCGATGTGCAGAATGCTGGGCGATTCCAGTTGTTTCAGCACGTTTTCGGTGGCGTCGGCGTCGGTGAGCACTAGGGCATCATCGAGCAGCGGCGCGATCGCATCGACTTCTAGTTGGGTGCCGGGGAGGGGGTCAAATTGCAGGGTGGCGATGTCGGTGGAGCGATCGTTTGCCCTCTCCCCTGTCCCCTCTCCCGTGGGGCGAGGGGTGTTCGGAATACTGGCGATTTGAACCTCGTCGGCGGTGTTGTAGTCGGGGTTGGCGAAGATGACGGGGGGCTGTTGGCTGGGGGTGCGGTTTTGCAGGCGCAGCAGGTCGCGGCCGGTGGTGAGGTGGGTGAGGGTGTAGGTTTCGACGAGGTATTGGTCTTGTTCATCGACCAGGGCGGCGAAGGGAATCAGGTTGAGTTGGCTGTCGGGGGACAGCAGGAGGTGGGTGGCATCGCCGAGCAGGGGACGAATTGGTTCCATCACCAGTTCATCCAGGGCGCGGCCGGTGGTGCGGACTTGGCTGCGGGTGGTGGGGTTCTGGGTGGTTTCCAGGAAGGCGACGGCGGCTTGGTCGATGGTGGCGGCATCGCCGAGGTCGGCCCATTGGATGTCGCCGTTGGGATGGAGGATGTAGGCAGCGTAGCGGGATTCACCGAATCGTTCACCAAATGGCTCATCGGCATCAAACGGTTCATAGCGCACCAACTCCACAAGGGCGGCATCGGCAGGGATCAGGGCTTGGATGTCTGCGAGTTCGACCGGTTGGGTTTCGATACGGAATTCGGCGCTGGCCTGAGCCAGTTGGTTTTCTAGGTCTTCGGCTTGCTGTTGCAGGGTGTCGAGTTGGTTGCGGTAGATTTCTGGATCTTCGTCACCCAAACCTCGATAAATCAAATTAGATAGCTGGGTTTGGGTGCTGGTGTAGTCGTCGAGTACGGTCGTGAGTTCTGGAGTGAGGTTCTCTCGTAAGCGCTGCAACGAATCGGTGACGGCATCGAGGATGCGCCCTTTGCGCCGCAGAACGGTGGTGAGGGCTAGGCGAGCAGCGACAGGGTTAGCGTTGGCATCTTGCAGGTGCAGGGAGATAACAGCATTCGTGGTGCCAGAGATCGTGGCGATGTAGGCTTGTTTGCTCTCTTCGGAGCCAATGACCAAGTTGCGGCTCAGGTCAGTTTCTTCTAACGCCAGACCTTCCTGCCACCAGGCCAGAGCGGTATCGATGTCTCCCTGTGCCTGGTGCAGCGCTGCCAGGTGCTGGAGGGTGGTTCCTTCCCCCGCACGATCGCCCACCTCGGTGCTGATGGCTAAGGCTTGTTCGTAGGTGGCCAACGCCTGCTCATAGCGCCCTAGGTTGCGGTACACCGCGCCAATGTTGCTGAGGGTAGTTCCTTCTCCGGCGCGATCGCCCACCTCGGTACGGATGGCTAAGGCTTGCTCATAGTAGTCTAACGCCTGCTCATAGCGCCCCAGACTGTTATACACCACGCCAATGTTGCTGAGGGTGGTTCCTTCCCCCGCGCGATCGCCCACCTCGGTGCGGATGGCTAGGGCCTGCTCATAGGTGGCTAAGGCCTGCTCATAGCGCCCTAGGTTGCGGTACACCAAGCCAATGTTGCTGAGGGTGGTTCCTTCTCCGCGGCGATCGCCAATTTCTTCTGCAATGGCTAAGGCTTGTTCGTAGGTGGCTAAGGCTTGCTCATAGCGCCCTAGGTTGGAGTACACCAAGCCAATGTTGGTGAGGGTGATTCCTTCTCCGCGGCGATCGCCCACCTCGGTGAGGATGGCTAAGGCTTCCTCGTAGGTCGCTAACGCCTGCTCATAGCGCCCTAGGTTGTCATACACCGCGCCAATGTTGTTGAGGGTGACTCCTTCGGTCGCGCGATCGCCCACCTCGGTGACAATGGCTAAAGCTTGCTCGTAGTAGTCTAGCGCCTGCTCATTGCGACCCAGGTTGCGATACACCACGCCAATGTTGTTGAGAATGGTTCCTTCGCCTTGCCGCTCTCCCATTTCGCGAACAATCATCAGCGCCTGCTCAAACAGTGGAAGCGCTTCTTGAAAGCGCCCAATTGCTAATAGCTGTTGTCCCTGATTGTTTAGCTCAATAGCCTCAGCCCAGCGGGTGTCGGTGGTATCAGCTTGGGCCAGGGTCGGTTCTGCGACGATCATCACGGCAGCGGGGGCAGCGATGGGGAGCAGCAGTGGGGCAAGGAGGGTGAGCGAACAGAGGATACGTTTCATAGAACAGGTAAATGATAGGACAGGGGCATTGTCTAATGGACGGACAAAGGGTTCTGCATTGGGCGCGGAAATCGCTCCTCTACAGGGTTTTAGGTGGTATTGGGTGCGGAAACTGCTCTCCTACGGGGTTTTAGGCAGTGTAGGGGTCAGGTCTTCTGACCAGCCGGGTCGTTCGGGTTTTACAAGTTTTGTCAGTCAACCCAGCGCATGGCTCATCGGGTACTTATTGAACCCTCTCTATCGCCTATGCACAGTACAGAGGGAATAGAAAGGCCGTCTAATTTATCAATCCTCAGTGGGGAAATGAATTGGCGGTGGTGGGTGCCCATGAATGGCGTTTGGCAACTCGCTAATTTCATTGTCTTAACTATGCCTCCCGCAACACCCGCAACAACTCCACCGCCTCCGTCAACGATGGATCACACTGCACCGATCGCTCCAACGACACCACACTGAGCGATCTACAAGATAGATAATAAAACGCCAGCCCTTGGTAATACCAAGCCTGCGCATGATTCGGGTCTAGCTCCAGCACCCGCTCCATCGCACAAATCGACTGCTCGTACTGCTCCAACACACCCCACACCCATCCCAACTGATACCATCCCTCCGCGTGCCGAGGCGACAACATCACCACCCGATGAAACGCCAACAACGCCTTTGGGTACGTCCTCATCTCAATCAACCTCTGTCCCCACTCAAACCAATCCTCCGCCTGCTCCATCCGCTCCGCAAAAATCGGCTCCAAACTCGTGACCTTGGGGGGCAACTCACGACACATCATCTTCGACTCCTCCGTTCAATTCTCAATGGTTGGGTGAACTGAACCGACATAGTGAACAGAGACATGCACCTATGCAGTTTGCCTAGACGAAATGCAGCCGCTAGTCATGGACTCATCACAATCCATTGCTCATCCCAGTCAAACGTGAACCGAAATGGGGAGCATGTCATGTCTGCCAACTCCTGCATTGCCCTTATCCCCCAACCCCTTCTCCCAATCATGGGCGAAGGGGAGCAAAACCGATCAGAGTTTTTCTTCCACAATGAGTGCATAAAAGTGATACGCATCCCATGCCGAAACTGCGATCGCCCCTAACCATCACCGTTGAAGGAGCGATCGCTTCGCCGCCCCCTTGGCAAAGAGGCGATCGCCATCCGGGTACGATCAAGACCTTGGATGAACGCGAGTTTGACCGTTCAACAGCCTAGCGTCATAGCATCATGGCCAAGCATTCACAGACATGTGTAGGTGAGAAAGTGGAGCTGATGCAACGACAGATACCCATGGTGGCGATCGCAGTTTCGGTGCGAGTGATGCCATGAAAATAACAATCCACCCATCGGCTGCTCATCGCTGCAATGGCACTGCAAGACCTCATCAATGCCGCCCAACACTTAACCTAGCAAGAGCACCTACAGCTCGCAACGCACTTGCTGAAATGGGCTTCAGCTAAAATACCAGGACAATCGGCGAGTCGGATGACTGAGCATCAACCCAACCTAGTGTTGGGCATAGGTTGGAAATTTTTGTAACCGTTATCCAGCATAGGATTGAGCGATCGCTCTCCATCTTGTTCGCCTATTTCGCAGAAAAACGTTGCCAACTACTGCATAGGTGCAACAGGTCGCTGAGTATATCGAGATGTCGAACCAACAATCTTGGAGACCCTAGACCATGGCATCTCAAGTTTCCTTAAAATCGCTGACCACCACTGTTCTATTAACCCTCACCACCAGTATCATCTCCGTCTATTCTGCCCCCCCCAGCCAGGCCGCGATCGCCGCTCCTCTCTCTGTCCACAACAATACCCTGAGCAATCGCCTAGCTCAAGCCAATCCAGCCGACCTAGAAGCGCTGATGGATCAGGGGATTGCTGCCCTCGATGCCGACAACTATACCGAGGCGCTGAACTATTTTGAACAGGCGATCGCCCTCAACCCCACCCATGCACCTGCCTACACCGGACAAGGACTCGCGTTTTATTATCTCGACCAGTTTCCAGACGCGATCGCCAGCTTTGGGCAAGCAGTACAGTTGGATGAAACCCATTTCTATGCCTGGATGTGGCTAGGAATTGCCCTCGATGACGGCGGTCGTCCTGAAGATGCCTTACTTGCCTATGAGCAAGCGATCGCTATCAATCCTAACTTTGCACGATTGTATTTCCATCAGGGGGTCACGCTGACTCGTCTAGAACGGTATGATGCCGCCCTTGAAGCCTACAACCAAGCCGTGAGCCTCGATTCTGATATGGTGGGGGCATGGCTCAATCGAGGACGGGTGCTTGCAATATTAGGACAATTGGATGAAGCATTAGTCTCAATCGATAGCGCCCTTGAACTGTACCCTGACTATACGGATGCTTGGTACTACAAAGGGATGATCTTGGAACTCTTGGGACGAAATGAGGAAGCGATCGCTGCTTTTGAGCGAGTGTTGCAGCTAAATCCCAATGATAGCCAAGCCCAGGAACGGATCGATCGCTTGCAGAATAGTTGAGTGGCCCAATCGCAATGAGAGCATGGCATACAATCAGTCTGCCTCTCGGAGTGTTGGGACGGTAAGCTGATCTCAATACTCCGAGAGATCTGAACTGACGCGATCGCTTAATTGAATCAACATTGACAGGGATATCGTTTACAGGACTAGACAAAGATGAAGACAACCTTGCATCGACTCACGCTACTGATAGCCGCAAGTTTTATGTTTACCGTGGCGGGGGGCGATCGCCCGTCAAACTCGACCGCATTGGCAACGCCTGCCCCGGAGGCTGAACAGAATCAACCGGCAGTTGAATCAGAGAATCAAATCCGAGTGCTGCCTCTAGACGAACTGTATTTACTGGGTCTCTCGCCGCAACCCGAAGCCATTATCCCAGAAACGCCTGAAGCTGTAGGCTTATCTACTCATCCTCAAGATACCAGAGGTATTATTCTCGGCGATGATCGATTGGAGTTGACGAGTCGGCGTTATCCTTGGTCGGCAATCGGACGTATCGTTAGCACCAGCGCTGATGGGGATAGGAGACTATGTTCTGGAACATTAGTCTCCCCAAGCACAGTGCTCACTAATGCCCACTGTGTCATGGATGCAGAAACTGGAACACTCCACTCAACGATTCAGTTTCAGCCCAATGTCATTAATAATGGAGTTGTGAATCTGGCCGATATCGCTAATGTGGAGGCCGTCTTCTATGGAACTGATTTTACCGATAACTATCCTCTGAATGCAGATGATTGGGCATTTATGGTACTTGACCAACCCTTGGGCGATCGCTACGGTACGATTCCCTGGATGCCGCTGTCGGTTGATGAATTGATTGAAAACTACGCTGAGCAGATGGTGATGGTGGGGTATTCTGGCGACTATCCTAGAGACCGTCCGGCAAGTAGCGCTGGGGTGCATCTGGGGTGCAGTGTGGTAGACACCTACGAGGGCAGCATTGCCCACGATTGTGATAGCTTTGGTGGATCGTCGGGTGGCCCCATCCTGACCTGGATAGATAACCAGGCTTATATTGTAGGCGTTAATTCTGCTGAGAGAACCACTAATACAGTTGTGGATACCTTTATCAGCAATGATGGGGTTGAGCGTCCAGTCTATGAGGGCGTGATCAATTTTGGTGTGGATATCACTCGGATTGTTGAGTTTTTGGAGCAAAACGGTCTGGAGGGCGATCGCTGAGGTGGAGGCATAGGGTTCACCCTGCATCACTACCCGCTGCCCTGCAACTAGGTACGATAGGAATATAATGAGAACCCCTAAACCATGAACGCGAAAACATTTTTGCCGTTGCTGACTTCGTTGCTCGTGATGCCCGTTTCCCTTTCTGCGGTACTGTTGCTAACTGCACGGGCAGAGGCTCAGGTTACGGTTGCCCAGACGGATGCTGCCGCGCTGTTGGAGGAGGGCGATCGCCTTCTTCAGCAAGGAATTCAGCAACTTCAGGTAAGCCAATTTCAAGAAGCCCTACAGTCTTGGCAGCAAGCCTTAGACCTCTACCGAGATCCGGCAGTTCAAGCTGCTTTTCCCAAAGAGAGCCGCCAGGGAGAAGGATTCACTCTCATGGGTCTGGGCTTTGCCTACTCTAATTTGGGTCAATATGAACGTGCCATTGAATTTCATGAGCAACATCTGGCTATTGCCCGTGAGCTTGGTGATTCTCCAGAGGAGAGGCTACGTCAACGCATTGGAGAAGTACGCGCTCTTAGCAATTTGGGCATGGCTTACAGCAATCTAGATCAATATGAACGTGCCATTGAATTTCATGAGCAACATCTAGCTATTGCCCGGGAGCTTAGCGATCGTGCGGAAGAAGGGCGCGCTCTTGGTAGTTTGGGCAATAATTACTTGAGTCTACGTCAATATGAACGTGTCATTGACTTTTCTGGGCAACATCTGATCATTGCTAGGGATCTAGGCGATCGTGCCGGGGAAATAAGAGCCTTGGTCACTCTGGGCACTGCCTACTGGAGTTTGGGGCAGTATCAACAGGCGATTGACTACTATGAGCAACGTCTTATGATTGCCCGTGAGTTTGGTGATTCTCCAGAAGAAAGGCTACGTCAACGTGTTGAAGAAGGAGAAACTCTAGACATTTTAGCGCTTGCCTACTGGAGCTTGGATCAATA
This genomic interval from Leptolyngbya sp. CCY15150 contains the following:
- a CDS encoding CHAT domain-containing tetratricopeptide repeat protein; protein product: MKRILCSLTLLAPLLLPIAAPAAVMIVAEPTLAQADTTDTRWAEAIELNNQGQQLLAIGRFQEALPLFEQALMIVREMGERQGEGTILNNIGVVYRNLGRNEQALDYYEQALAIVTEVGDRATEGVTLNNIGAVYDNLGRYEQALATYEEALAILTEVGDRRGEGITLTNIGLVYSNLGRYEQALATYEQALAIAEEIGDRRGEGTTLSNIGLVYRNLGRYEQALATYEQALAIRTEVGDRAGEGTTLSNIGVVYNSLGRYEQALDYYEQALAIRTEVGDRAGEGTTLSNIGAVYRNLGRYEQALATYEQALAISTEVGDRAGEGTTLQHLAALHQAQGDIDTALAWWQEGLALEETDLSRNLVIGSEESKQAYIATISGTTNAVISLHLQDANANPVAARLALTTVLRRKGRILDAVTDSLQRLRENLTPELTTVLDDYTSTQTQLSNLIYRGLGDEDPEIYRNQLDTLQQQAEDLENQLAQASAEFRIETQPVELADIQALIPADAALVELVRYEPFDADEPFGERFGESRYAAYILHPNGDIQWADLGDAATIDQAAVAFLETTQNPTTRSQVRTTGRALDELVMEPIRPLLGDATHLLLSPDSQLNLIPFAALVDEQDQYLVETYTLTHLTTGRDLLRLQNRTPSQQPPVIFANPDYNTADEVQIASIPNTPRPTGEGTGERANDRSTDIATLQFDPLPGTQLEVDAIAPLLDDALVLTDADATENVLKQLESPSILHIATHGFFLQDVEFVPPNTRSNDATIFIETLADRPPTDRPTSNENPLLRSGLVFAGFNQRSSLGEDGVLTALEAANLDLRGTRLVVMSACETGVGDVANGEGVYGLRRAFVMAGAESQLMSLWKVSDQGTAELMQLYYDRLLSGEDRSEALRQVQLELLAAPAYSHPYYWSSFLFSGDWTPITE
- a CDS encoding tetratricopeptide repeat protein produces the protein MMCRELPPKVTSLEPIFAERMEQAEDWFEWGQRLIEMRTYPKALLAFHRVVMLSPRHAEGWYQLGWVWGVLEQYEQSICAMERVLELDPNHAQAWYYQGLAFYYLSCRSLSVVSLERSVQCDPSLTEAVELLRVLREA
- a CDS encoding tetratricopeptide repeat protein, yielding MASQVSLKSLTTTVLLTLTTSIISVYSAPPSQAAIAAPLSVHNNTLSNRLAQANPADLEALMDQGIAALDADNYTEALNYFEQAIALNPTHAPAYTGQGLAFYYLDQFPDAIASFGQAVQLDETHFYAWMWLGIALDDGGRPEDALLAYEQAIAINPNFARLYFHQGVTLTRLERYDAALEAYNQAVSLDSDMVGAWLNRGRVLAILGQLDEALVSIDSALELYPDYTDAWYYKGMILELLGRNEEAIAAFERVLQLNPNDSQAQERIDRLQNS
- a CDS encoding trypsin-like peptidase domain-containing protein translates to MKTTLHRLTLLIAASFMFTVAGGDRPSNSTALATPAPEAEQNQPAVESENQIRVLPLDELYLLGLSPQPEAIIPETPEAVGLSTHPQDTRGIILGDDRLELTSRRYPWSAIGRIVSTSADGDRRLCSGTLVSPSTVLTNAHCVMDAETGTLHSTIQFQPNVINNGVVNLADIANVEAVFYGTDFTDNYPLNADDWAFMVLDQPLGDRYGTIPWMPLSVDELIENYAEQMVMVGYSGDYPRDRPASSAGVHLGCSVVDTYEGSIAHDCDSFGGSSGGPILTWIDNQAYIVGVNSAERTTNTVVDTFISNDGVERPVYEGVINFGVDITRIVEFLEQNGLEGDR